The Salvia miltiorrhiza cultivar Shanhuang (shh) chromosome 2, IMPLAD_Smil_shh, whole genome shotgun sequence DNA window tccttatcgttgttggcgtggcttgaatctcctttttctctcttttctccttTGAGCTTTGCAATTTgggcatcttgctcttggatgtgcttggttagagattcaaccatctttgtcaagttcaagagttgttcctccatggtggaagtgtttgtcatcatgacacttgcatggagttgataattttcagtggggaaTGTGAAGCTTCTCTCAGAGTTGTTATCTTCTTCATGGATAGATGGAAGATGGAAGATCGGCTTGGACACTCCTTGCATCGATTTCGATTTGCTTCGCGTGATCATACCCACGCTTGCCGAAGAAGCTTTGGATGAAGCTGGAGCAGCTGCATTTGATTGAGTAGACAtcgttcaagatttttggtgaagagtagagatgagaggtagagaggtcccaccgggcgtgccaaaatttgtaaacacaaattttgtatttcaatttgataaaatacaaaatgcgttacaaagataatttgatagatttgaagatagatttatgcgagttgcaatctctagttaatcctctgattcttctcttccatttgattcttgaacaaactcgaaggttattgaaatacttgatttgatgacgatAAATCCAAAGGGCTTCAAGCCATGATTTGAATTGTACGTCgaagttgatttgatttggagaagaacatccttagaattttgtaagaacaCTTTGAAGCTTTCGATCTTGgagatttgaagatcttgatcacttgaagatttgaaggtttgatcacttgaagatacttgaagaatacttgaagctttgatagaattcttgaagacacttgaagaatacttgaagctTTGAATAGAATTCTTAGAGATGCTTGAAGCTCTTCAATTCTTGCAAGACTTCACTTTGAtacttgatagaattctttgaactcctcaatcttcCACTTCAACTTGCGATACTAGAGAGGATTCTTtatgctcttcgatcttccactCCTTCAAGTCGtgataatgagcaccccaacacctctatttatagattttagagatgggctttatgggctttatgagctttgggccttcatgtatgggccttagggccttaagtggccaataagcccattaattcattttattaaatattaattatatatctatttaatttaggaataaaatcccatttaataaaatagaaaatataattgaatatttaattcatgaatttacacgtggcatgatttaattcgacgacaatttaattgtctacagcccccaattgcagaatcacccctaatgaatcgaacttcgcctcgccgtaggcggtgatcgtgaccccaatcgagatcgagatcatgttggccatggtctctgatttgaaggcgtccttcttcaacagcacgccgatagtgtagatggcgacgggcatcgtcggcctttatcaccgAATTTCGctggatttgagagaaagaggcgactccttatcgagaaaagctaggcgactcctcatcgagaaaagccaggcggcgggttcaccggatattgcggcggcgatttccgatggaatgggagaattaaggctcgtccttgacgctaagcgtgtgcagtcgagcgagctccgaggtttagggcccaagagagaaagaaaggagcggcgccctccgccggcctcgtcggagcttgaatcagcgacaacgacgatcaaattttgagcgagagagatgaattaattaaaaagttaaaaggtgcagattagcccctgaactccgaaaaaacggtgcagatcgcccccttgactaacggcccataacggtgttaagttaGAGGGGttgatctgcaccgtttttttgagttcgggggccaatttgcacacacagttagtaaggggactgaaactctctaagggcctccactttaggggcctatctgcaccttaaccctactttttattataacaatgattacttttaataagcataaataattacattattatttgatcaaataattattatcgtacgaaaaagtaattattgatatgtataatattttatattgaatgaaggtaaatatttatattaacataagtatacatttgtgcgaccaaatatatatcttatgcttattaaaagtaaatactcctattagggtttagtgttcatatttagggtttagcttacaaggtttagggtttagtttacagaatttagggtttagaaaatataatactttatattaaatgaaggtaaatacttatatttatataagtatatatttgtgcgaacaaatgtatatgtcatgcttattaaaagtaacaattattataaacaaatgtaataatttaggattcagTATTTCGGGTCTGGGCGCGGGCCGGGCCGGGGCGGACCCGTTGCACTGGAGTGCGACCGTCGCACCAGAGACCGACCCGAGATAAAAAGAATTGGTGTGatgaatttttttcatattttcttattttttactttCTTATGATAAATTAGCAACGAAAAAGGacacaattttaatttaaaatcaaatatttttttttgaatcgaGTTTGAGGATAagtgtaaacacaaatttttgtatttcaatttaagaaaatacaaaagcgcgttacaaagataatttgatagaatttGATAGAGTTttgcgggttgcaatctctaggtgatcctctgattcttctcttcctttTGATTCTCGAACATTCTTGAAGGTTCTTGGAACATTTGATTTGGTGACAATAAATCCAAAGGGCTTCAAGCCATGATTTTGAATTGCACGTCgaagttgatttgatttggagaagaacgtccttagaattttgtaagaacgccttgaagcttttgatcttgaagatttgaagatcttgatcacttgaagatttgaaggtttgatcacttgaagatttgaagatcttgatCACTTAAAGATTTGAAGGCTCTTGATtacttgaagctttgaagatattgatcacttgaagatttgaaggtttgaagatcttgatcacttgaagctttgaaggtcttgaattcttgaactcttgaagctttgaagaTCTTGAATTCTTGAACTTTTGAAGCTTTGATGGAAttcttgatcacttgaagatttgaagaatgCTTGTATCCTCCACTTCTTCCACTTGTGACACTTGAGAGAATTCTTGTGCTCTTCAACCTTGCACTTCTCCAAGATGTCCTTTATGAGCTCTCAAcacccctatttatagatgtagGAGGTGGGCCTCATGGGCTTTATAGGCTTTGGGCCtccatgcatgggccttagagCTTTAGGTGTCCATGagcctattaattcatttatattaaatattaattatatatctatttaatttaggaataaaatctcttttaataaaatagaaaatataattgaatatttaattcatgaatttactcgtggcatgatttaattcgacgacaaatttaattgtctacaataAGTACTAGGATTCATTCCTGACAATGGCCACGACTCCTTGGTTTTCTCCGTAGAGAAATTAAAAATCAGAGCACTTTCTATAATGGAAGTATATTGTCATTACAGGATACTAATTGGAGCTTCTGAAATCACTCGAGAACTGAACTTAAGAAAATATACACTATACATTCACTAATGATCATCACATGAGGAGATAACACCCTTTTATTCGCTATCACGTTTCAGTTTCTACATTATGTTATGTTTAATCAAAGACAATTCTAGTACAAAATAAAGGATCAGTCTGGCATGCTAAATTTCTGACTGCACAATTTTGTTACATTTCCTACTGTATTTTCAAATAATCATCACATGTCCGTGAAactaaaaattatcaaattgtgtgcgtgtgttggctaAGCGGTAAGGAGTTGATTCTTAAGGTCAAAGGTCTTGAGTTCGTGTCCCCTGTGGCGcaacctttaaatttctttatttaatattgttggaaatttttaattaatttctataCATGTAAAATCTTAACATTTTCATGAATTATCGTAAATGAAATTTGGTAGATTTTTGCAATAAGAGATATGGCAAAATAGAGGATTGGGGTTGTCAGATTGGTATGCCCCACTCGGTTGCTACATTTTCGTCATGCAAAAAGTGTAGGCATCAAATGTTGCTATCAAGTATAAGTGCGTAGCTTTACGGAAAATAGTCACTAAACAATTCGTTATTCATTtagatttgtttatttatcgtcCGAGTTTTGACGCTATGTCATCATCTCATGTAACTaattcaaaaaattataaacataAACACGCATATTCAAATTGGTGTTAAGTGAAGTGGACGAGCTTCCACGAAACAtagttttttgaatttttttccaCTTCACCGTGTTAACCAGGAAGACATGCATGCGCCTGCATTCCCATTCAGATTCCAATTCCAAATGCAGATTTTAAGGCTATAAATACATTCTCCCTTTTGAATTGATTCATAAATCACACAACACTTGTCTTTGCCAAACACATTTCAGCAATGGCCTTGACACCTTCTTGGAAACTTCTTGTTGCAGCAATCGTGCTGCTACAACTCTGCGCTTCTctagctgcagcaagaacagcacCTGATGCATCGATGATCGAGAGGCATGAGAAATGGATGGTGGAGAACGGCCGTGTATACAAAGATGATGCTGAGAAGGCCATgagattcaaaattttcaaggaGAATGTCGACTATATCGAATCGTTTAACGAAGCTGCTGCTCGGCCTTACAAGCTCGCTGTCAACAAATTTGCTGATCTCACCAACCAAGAATTTCAGGCGTCTAGAAATGGATACAGGATGGGATCCCTTCCTAAGTTGTCGTCTAAGATTTCGTCGTTTAGGTATGAAAATGTGAGTGCAGCTCCGGCTAGCATCGACTGGAGGAAGAAGGGCGCTGTTACTGCTGTTAAGGATCAAGGCCAATGTGGTAATCTTACTTACATAATTAATCACTATTTTAGAGTAGATTAAATtgaagagaaattaattaattgtgaaTTTGATTATGTATTAAACGAAAATGCATGCAGGATGTTGCTGGGCATTTTCAGCAGTTGCAGCGACGGAAGGAATCAATCAGCTAACAACAGGGAAACTTGTTTCTTTATCTGAACAACAACTTGTGGATTGTGACACAACTCAAGATCAGGGCTGCAATGGTGGCCTTATGGATGATGCCTTTCAGTATATTATTAGCAACAAAGGCCTCACAACTGAATCCAACTACCCCTACCAAGGAGTGGATGGCACCTGCAACTCCAAGAAGGAATCATCTGATGCAGCCAAGATCACAGGCTACGAGGATGTCCCAGCCAACAGCGAATCAGCACTGCTTAAAGCAGTGGTGAATCAACCAGTATCAGTAGCCATTGATGCAAGTGGATCAGACTTCCAGTTCTACTCGAGTGGCGTATTCACTGGAGAGTGTGGGACCGAACTAGACCATGGCGTGACTGCAGTTGGGTATGGGGCTGCCAGTGATGGAACCAAGTATTGGCTGGTGAAGAACTCGTGGGGAGCGAGCTGGGGAGATGAGGGATATATCATGATGCAGAGGGATGTTGGAGCTGCAGAAGGTCTCTGTGGCATCGCCATGGCAGCTTCTTATCCTACTGCTTGAAACTAAGGATGAAGCTAGACATGCAAGCTCCTTTATATCAAAGTGGTATGTGTATATATTACTGTATATATTGACATATGTAAATCAGTTCATCCGTTCCAAGAATTGCTTGTAAAGAAAGGATTTTTATCCAAGAATTTAGCATATCAAACTGATGTTTGTTGCATGCCTCATTTATTTTGTAGCTAGGATTTACTGTTTGATTATAATCTCCTCAGAAGTCATAATACGTGAGGTATAAGAgaagatgataataataatactccctccgtcccgattcaataggccacaagccttgaacacaaatattaagaaacgaataatttataataaaatatgagagaaaAAGTAACTTTTGTTGAGGATATATGTGTtcaaaaagtaggagagagaaataaagaaaagataATTAGAGCATTGGTAACGCCCTACTCGATTCACCCTACTTGAGTAAGGGTGAGATCGAGTAGGGCGATGCAGCGTCGTCTTACTCGAGGCTTACTCGATTGATCGAGTAGCACTCGATCTCGTTTGAGTTAGGCGCATGTTTACACGCgctggaattaaaaaaaaatcaaagtttaaAACTAACGGCTAGTAGCCGATTTTGcaattactttttcttttttttttttgttgccaACGGCTATTTTAGCCGTTtgatttatacatatatatagggggccgctccaatgagaccccctaattttagtgagatttagggcacaatctggtgcgtttattttatcaatcctatggctgatattgtatctggagggtgattttttttcgcagggttcgaatcctggagggagcagaatattttaaattttgttattcatcagtatatatgtcttattcatttcgaattttttaaattttatttttcatcagtatatacatcttgttcattagatatacgttttgttcattagtattatatgtcttattcattgtactcatgttacacgaaaaatagggggtctcactggagcgcgtccctatatatatatatatatatatatatatatatatatatatatatttcctatctataaatacccctaaACTCTTTCTTCATTCACACAACAACAATTCTTCTCTTTCACTCTTCcaatatttccttttttttttttcaaaaaatggcGAAACCCCAGCATGATTCTACGTCtgattcatccgacggtgtagctcacgcgatcatggaggagatagagttgcagaaaTAATTGCTTGCTCAAATCTACACCCAACCGACGACGGAGCCGAGACGTGTTAAACGTCCCCGgtcttacgtccaccgtgatcgtgaggaTGCCTATCTatgtcttatgcaagactacttcaacgacaatccgacgtacgaACCTACATTTTTTCGACGTCATTTTCGAATGTAGAAGgagttgttcttgcgcatcgtcgaggctgttcaaggtgaagatacttacttccaGATGACCACTGATGCAATAGGTCGGGACTCTCTCTCCTCTTTGAAGAAATGCACAgcggctatccgccaattagccaccggcgtcagtgtggatacttttgacgagtatctcaaagtcGCGACTTGACCgggcgtgtatgcctcaagaaATTCTGCAAGGCTGTCATTCGGACTTTCGGAGCCCATTATTTGCGCCGTCCAAAGCCGGAGAACATCACACGTCTTACTCAGATTCACGAGGCGCGACATGGATTTCCCGGGATGCTagggagtcttgattgtatgcattgggggtggaagaattacccaaaggcgtggcacggcgcATATACACGTGGTGATCAAGGGGAACcaaccttgatcttggaggccgttgcatcccacgatctgtggatttggcatgccttcttcggtgtcgctggttcgaacaacgacatcaacgttctcaaccaATCGTCTCTCTTCgccgacgtgttggatggaacggcGGCGCCCGTGCTCTTTCAGGCGAACCATAGCTATtaccagatgggctactacttgtgcgatGGCATATATCcagagtggcgttgcttcgtcaagagttCATCGATGGCGACCAATTCgaaggaggcgaggttcaagaagatgcaagaatcggcacggaaggatgtcgaacgtacctttggagtccttcaagctcggtggggaatcattcaAAGTCTGGCGCGCAATTGGTACGTGGAGCACCTTAAGGACATCATGTTGtattgcatcattctccacaacatgattgtggagcacgaaggtgaaggagcaaccaattggagagatgacgacgcagGACACAGGGCGTCTATCAGTGAttcgacggagagtgctcgAGCAACCCCGATTTTCTTCATGGAATATGTGCAAAGAGATACTattctccgagataggcagaTGCACGCCGCGCTCCAACGTGATTTGATCgagcatgtttgggcacgttttCGGACCTCTAGAGCAGGAATAGTTATttttaggatttgtttttattttattaatttttatgtaatttttaggatttcaaaattaatgcaatttaaatttgaagtaaattgtgtgatttaaatttatgcaattaaacttaaatgaaaaatagaaaaatcaaaactaaaaaaatcaagtaggctatcaagtaaccccaatgtgacctccttactcaatgtggtcccctcttatcaagtaagctatcaagtagaCTATCAAGTAAGcaccaatgtggatgctcttatgtactccctccgtcccgctaaagttggcaacattcgtttcggcacggagattaagaaattgagtgttatatgttttaatagagtgtggcctacaattgttgaccaaattagtgagtaattgttgacttaattaaagtaattttggcatttttagaaagtggcctacaattgttgaccaaattagtgagtaattgttgacttaattaaagtaaacttttgccatttttagaaagtggccaactttagtgggacacccaaaatagaaatgttgccaactttaatgggacggatggagtatgaaATATAGGGATATAACATACAATCTATATATTGTATATGTCCAAGACACtatttatattagtatagatgaaatattattataatatttaaatatattttttattaatacaagataatatatatatttatatcttATTTCAATGGATTTTGGTGAAATACATGTCTATAGATATTTGTAGATATAACTAGGAATTTTGTTAATATGTGAAGTCCTAGGTATTGCTTGATTTCAGCTTAGCATTTTGGACAAACAGTATTAAACTAAAGTTTTGTCTTTACTgcaacaaaatatttaaatatattttttcgcAATTACTTATATGTAGAAGGAATAGACAAAACAAAAATCAACAGCGGCATTCTCTTTTTCGCAGTTAGTTGCAAAAATTATTGAGTATAATATCACGTAGAGGTGCGTCGACGAAAAGACCAACAGAAGGTAATTTGCCGGGCTTTCCAGGCATGCATGATTATGAACGTCCACTTCTTCCGAATTCTAATGCAACTTTAAGCTTTAATTTctacacctatatatatatataatttcccTTATGTATTGAAGCATCAACCTTTTCAAAACATACCTAACATAATTCAACAAGCAACCACATATATATGGCATCGATAACTACTTGGAAGCTGCTTCTGGCTGCAATTGCAGTGCTAGGCTTCTGGGCTTCTCTAGCCGCAGCAAGAACAGCACCTGACGCAGCCATGATCGAGAGGCATCAGAAATGGATGGTGGAAAATGGCCGTGTATACAAAGATGATGCTGAGAAGGCCATGAGATTCAACATTTTCAAGGAGAATGTCGAGTATATCGAGTCGTTTAATGAAGCTGCTGCTCAGCCTTACAAGCTCGCTGTCAACAAATTTGCTGATTTGAGGAATGATGAATTTCAGGCGTCTAGAAATGGATACAGGATGGGATCTTACCCTAAGCCGTCTAAGGTTTCGTCGTTTAGGTATGAAAATGTGAGTGCAGCTCCAGCCAGCATTGATTGGAGAAAGAAGGGAGCTGTTACTGCTGTCAAGGATCAAGGCCAATGTGGTAAATTTATACATAAACATTATTAATTAGTTTACATTTTTGTTATCGAAatgagtttaattatataaaaccaAAATACAGGATGCTGTTGGGCGTTTTCAGCTGTTGCAGCCACGGAAGGAATCAACCACATCAAAACAGGCAAACTTGTTTCTTTATCTGAACAACAACTTGTGGATTGTGACACCACTCAAGATCAGGGCTGCAATGGTGGCCTTAT harbors:
- the LOC131013510 gene encoding senescence-specific cysteine protease SAG39-like; this encodes MALTPSWKLLVAAIVLLQLCASLAAARTAPDASMIERHEKWMVENGRVYKDDAEKAMRFKIFKENVDYIESFNEAAARPYKLAVNKFADLTNQEFQASRNGYRMGSLPKLSSKISSFRYENVSAAPASIDWRKKGAVTAVKDQGQCGCCWAFSAVAATEGINQLTTGKLVSLSEQQLVDCDTTQDQGCNGGLMDDAFQYIISNKGLTTESNYPYQGVDGTCNSKKESSDAAKITGYEDVPANSESALLKAVVNQPVSVAIDASGSDFQFYSSGVFTGECGTELDHGVTAVGYGAASDGTKYWLVKNSWGASWGDEGYIMMQRDVGAAEGLCGIAMAASYPTA